From Dreissena polymorpha isolate Duluth1 chromosome 15, UMN_Dpol_1.0, whole genome shotgun sequence, a single genomic window includes:
- the LOC127860578 gene encoding uncharacterized protein LOC127860578 — protein MGDTSAVSVATNVAKGEADRVSKHLYRQYEQQSEFCDVTIHYGQDNDRRQIRAHWCVIAQSPYFRSQWSLNEKRPDNVQVDKCETEAVLTAIKFLYTGKIGHQDLDRMVRGVIQVARVCQIEKLTELCERYTEEIDVCVHNCIDLLDIELSCKLSSYNHIVTFILGNLMNVIDIPNNSNNINNEMMHLIVTKAVENGIRRNVIIKFCKTWASTDVNRQDYIANVIWPIRGYQVDGICSVSSEQPMLSDDSLVRDDIQFSSDGLIDIVIVVANTKKDFGRFYFTRKLYAFVVQDDRWAMVATLPEDLIFYETSLFCLDTNGHTLFTICETLFAIRYFGDKIRLTVNILDIASESWSELEVQLRTPDCRTVRIINIVVINRQLFFIATEKSSDNPKGVLLFTGSEYDDYDYSTLFKIKPRLHKLNDINTVMVDERYLVVMCVILHVKDNMKEIKIAVRDITTCDTKFIKDNHTQRVNDPNSVEEMMEFMFVTAKGVIIAHPNRPSYRLIDVGNATVSIIEGDIMSNGWINDHIKRVTESPGTSKTINCGSGTNVVPVLQTKTSDSTQTLHVVDFENREWCRAPSLPYKIVYHKPIHARLVASLFRLKFPVINCKHD, from the exons ATGGGAGACACGTCCGCTGTATCTGTTGCGACGAATGTTGCAAAAGGCGAGGCAGACCGAGTTTCAAAACATTTGTACCGTCAGTATGAACAACAGTCCGAGTTTTGTGACGTAACAATACACTACGGTCAAGATAACGACAGG CGCCAGATTCGGGCTCACTGGTGTGTCATTGCCCAAAGCCCGTACTTCAGAAGTCAGTGGTCACTAAACGAAAAAAGACCAG ataacGTGCAAGTTGACAAATGCGAAACGGAAGCCGTCCTGACAGCGATTAAGTTTTTGTACACTGGGAAGATCGGTCATCAAGATCTTGACCGCATGGTCAGAGGTGTCATCCAAGTGGCCAGGGTGTGTCAGATTGAAAAGCTGACCGAACTGTGTGAACGCTACACTGAAGAGATCGATGTTTGCGTGCACAATTGTATCGACCTACTGGACATTGAATTGTCTTGCAAACTTAGCTCATATAACCATATAGTGACGTTTATACTAGGAAATCTCATGAACGTGATCGACATTCCTAACAACTCtaataacataaacaatgaaATGATGCACTTGATAGTCACAAAAGCTGTGGAAAATGGCATTCGACGAAATGTCATCATAAAATTCTGCAAAACATGGGCAAGTACAGATGTCAACCGTCAAGACTATATCGCAAACGTCATTTGGCCAATTCGTGGTTACCAGGTCGACGGTATATGTTCTGTCTCTTCAGAGCAACCTATGCTCTCGGACGATTCTTTAGTCCGGGATGATATACAATTCTCAAGCGATGGCCTCATAGATATAGTTATTGTAGTAGCGAACACGAAGAAAGACTTTGGGCGATTTTACTTTACACGGAAGCTGTACGCATTTGTGGTCCAGGACGACCGCTGGGCCATGGTAGCCACGCTGCCTGAGGATCTAATCTTCTATGAAACATCGCTTTTTTGTTTGGATACAAATGGGCACACTTTATTCACAATTTGTGAAACACTTTTTGCAATACGCTACTTCGGAGATAAGATCAGATTGACTGTAAACATATTAGATATAGCAAGTGAGTCCTGGTCAGAACTGGAGGTACAGCTTAGAACTCCCGACTGTAGAACTGTACGTATTATAAACATTGTGGTCATTAACAGACAGTTGTTTTTCATAGCCACTGAAAAGTCCTCTGACAATCCCAAAGGTGTCCTTTTGTTCACAGGTTCTGAGTATGATGATTATGACTATTCAACGTTGTTTAAGATTAAACCAAGATTGCACAAACTTAATGACATCAACACAGTTATGGTAGATGAACGTTATTTAGTGGTTATGTGCGTGATTCTGCACGTGAAGGATAATATGAAGGAGATAAAAATTGCTGTCCGAGATATAACTACATGTGATACCAAGTTTATTAAAGACAATCATACTCAACGGGTTAACGATCCAAATAGTGTCGAAGAAATGATGGAGTTTATGTTTGTTACCGCAAAAGGTGTGATAATTGCTCACCCGAATCGTCCTTCTTACAGACTTATAGACGTTGGGAACGCTACAGTGAGCATAATTGAAGGAGACATTATGTCGAACGGCTGGATTAATGATCATATCAAAAGGGTCACTGAATCTCCAGGGACAAGTAAAACTATTAATTGTGGAAGTGGTACTAATGTTGTACCGGTTTTACAAACAAAGACGTCTGACTCGACCCAGACATTACACGTTGTTGACTTCGAAAATCGGGAGTGGTGCAGAGCACCATCTTTACCATACAAGATTGTCTACCACAAACCCATTCATGCCAGGCTGGTGGCGTCATTGTTTCGGCTAAAATTTCCcgttattaattgtaaacatgattaa